TGCGCGACCGCGACATGGCGCTCATCGGCGAGGAGCAGCCCCGCCGCCACGGCAATCTGCTGCTCCGCGCCCTGCTCGTGCTGCTGTCGCTGCCGGTCTTCGCGGTCTGTACCGTGGGCTCCCTGCTGATCTGGCTGCCCCGGATGATCATCATGCACGGGATGGAAGACAAGGCCTGGAGCCATACGGTCCGCTTCGTGCTGCACTTCATCTTCCCGGTCCTGTGGATCTTCCACATCCCCTTCGAGCGGCTGACCCGGCTCTACAGGCATTTCATCGAGGACCTGCGCCGCAGAGTGATCTGAGGCCACAGGCCCATAGAAAGGAAAAAGGCGGGTCCCGTCACGGGGTCCGCCTTTCCATCAGGTTGTAGTACAGTTTATTGTTTAACACTCATTCGTTCTTCGGTTCCAGATATTTCCAAAACCGTGCCACGAATGTTTTCCGCAACCTGATGCACCAGCCGGAGCAGCGCCTCGCGGCTCGCCCACGCCGTGTGCGGCGAGAAGCGGAAGCGCTCCGGATGCCGGACGTGCAGCAGCGGGCTGTCGGCCGGCAGCGGCTCGGCGACGTAGACGTCGAGCGCCGCGCCGGCGATCACGCCCGCATCCACCGCCTCTGCCAGCGCCGCCTCCTCCACGATGCCGCCGCGGCCGAGGTTGAGCAGGAAGGCCGTAGGCTTCATCCTGCGCAGCTCCGCCGCGCCCAGCAGCCCCTTCGTGCGCTCGTTGAGCGGCGCGTGGATGGAGACGGCGTCCGCCTGCGCGAGCAGTTCGTCCAGCGGGACGCTGGGATAGTCGCTGTTGTGCGAAGTCCCGGAGGTGGAATAATAGATCACCCGCATCCCGAAGGCCGAAGCCACGGCGGCGACGCGCGTGCCGATAGCGCCCAGGCCGATGATGCCCAGCGTCTTGCCCGCCAGCTCCATATACGGATGGGAAATGTCGCAGAAAAGCGAACCCGCCGAATAGCGGCCGCTCTTGACGCAGTCGTCGAAATAGGGCGCGTAGCCGGCCAGCGAGAGCAGGTGCGCGAAGGTGGACTGCACGACGGCCTCCGTCGAATAGCCGGCGGCGTTGCGCACGGGAATCCCCCGCGCCGCCGCGGCCTCCAGGTCGATGTTGTTGACACCCGTGGCGGCCTCGCAGATCAGCCGCAGGCGCGGGGCGCGCGACAGCAGCTCCGCATCCACGCGGACCTTGTTGACGATCAGCACCTCGCAGTCCCCTACGCGCGCGAGCGCCTCTTCGCGCGTGGACATAGGATAGGCAACCAGTTCGCCGAGGGCGGCGATTTCGTCCAGCGGGGTCTCCCCCAGCGTGGCCGCATCCAGGAAAACGATTTTCATACGATAAAAATACTGCTTTTTTGCGGTTTTTTTAAAATATCGCTTGCGATATAAAAATAAAGCATTACCTTTGTATCGTGAACGATATAA
This Bacteroidales bacterium WCE2004 DNA region includes the following protein-coding sequences:
- a CDS encoding glycerate dehydrogenase, whose amino-acid sequence is MKIVFLDAATLGETPLDEIAALGELVAYPMSTREEALARVGDCEVLIVNKVRVDAELLSRAPRLRLICEAATGVNNIDLEAAAARGIPVRNAAGYSTEAVVQSTFAHLLSLAGYAPYFDDCVKSGRYSAGSLFCDISHPYMELAGKTLGIIGLGAIGTRVAAVASAFGMRVIYYSTSGTSHNSDYPSVPLDELLAQADAVSIHAPLNERTKGLLGAAELRRMKPTAFLLNLGRGGIVEEAALAEAVDAGVIAGAALDVYVAEPLPADSPLLHVRHPERFRFSPHTAWASREALLRLVHQVAENIRGTVLEISGTEERMSVKQ